GCATCCTCCATCCATACAGACAAACCTCTGACATGTCTAGCTAGGTTATGAGCAACCTTATTACCACTCCTAAAagtatgagaaaaataaatacacTCTTTTGTGGTTAAGGTGGATTTAGCCAAAGAGATAATGTGACCGAATTAGGAGAGAGAATCTTCTGTAGCCATAAAGGTTTTGATCACCACATCCGAATCTCCTTCAAGGATGAAAGGTCTGACGCCAAGCTCCTGAGCAAATGAGATTGCCCTAGCAGCAGCCATAGCTTCGACGATATCGGGAGAGAAAGGAAGTGGGGCTTATTCTGAGAAGGAAGCCATGACATTCCCTTGCCAGTTTCGGATTACTACACCCAGCCCTGCCTTGCCCAGCTCAGGAAATATTGCCCCatcaaaattaactttgaaACAGTCCATGGGAGGTGGAGACCACTGAGCTTGAGCCCATACTTGTCCAACGACACCTTGCAGTGATGGGAGTGAGATATTGTGCAGTTTGAAGTCCGACAAGGCTTGTGAAGCTTGTGGGACCACCTGAGAAGTGGGGAAGTCCAGATGCCTTATTCTGATCTGATTTCTACAATACCACAGTGTCCACATCACCATGACCATCAGCTCCATGTTTTTATCCTCCGAAAAACTAAACTCCATTAGTTCCCGGAATGAAGTGAAGCTACGCACTTGCCGAAACTCGCATCCCGGAATGGCTTCCCAAACTTCAGAGATTTTTGGGCACTCCCATAAAGCATGATAAGTTGTCTCAGGGGCTAAATGGCAGAGCTCACAAACATCATCCGTAAGAATTTTCCGCTTCCGTAAGTTCCTTTTGACCGGTATCGCATCGCGACATGCACGCCAAAGGAAGTTTCGGACTTTATTAGGGACAAGTAGACTCCAAATTCTCTTCCAAATATCCTCATGTTGATGCTGGTTGTCCTGCAAAGATTTGGGAGTGGCTTCCATAGCGAGAAACCTTGAGCCCGATTTCACCGAGTAAGCACCTGTGGAGTTAAAAGGCCGTATAACCTTGTCCTCTACAGGAATCGGGCTTAAAGGTATACGAAGTATAAGGTCAACCTCAGTATGGTGAAATAAGCCACGTAGGAGGTTTGTATCCCATCTTCTTGTAACAGGGTTGCTAAGCTCCGAAACCTTGGCTTCTTCAAAACCGGGTACAACATGTGATTTAATTCTGGGGCATTCTAGAGATGGCAGCCAGGCGTCATTCCAGATGCTAATTGACTCTCCACATCTAACCCTCCATCTAGCCCCTCTCAAGAGTACATCCCTACCTTGAAGTATACTCCTCCATGCATGCGAGCCGGACATAGAATCTGTGGCTTCCATTATATTGCAATCCGGAAAGAACTTCGGTTTGAAAACTTTATAAAACAAAGAATTTTTATTGTGCAGTAGCCTCCAGGCTTGTTTGGCCAATAAAgcatcattaaaattttctagatCCTTGAAGCCCATACCACCTTCATTCTTGGGTTGGCAGAGAGTATCCCATTTGACCCAATGAATCTTCCTCCGCTCTCCATTctgaccccaccaaaatctcCAGATAAGGCTTTCAATGTCTAAGTACAGACCCAATGGGAGTTTGAAATAACTCATTGTGTAAGTTGGGATTGCTTGAACCACCACCTTGATTAAAATTTCTCTTCCTGCCTGTGACAAGagcttttccttccacccttgaATTTTCTTCCAAACCCTTTCCTTGATATAGTTAAAACTGGCCTTTTTGTTTCTTCCCACAAGAGAGGGCAgccccaaatatttctcatattgAATAATTTCCAAAACTCCCAAAGCCATCTTTATACGATTTCGAGTATCCATACAGGTAGCTTTACTGAAAAAGATTGTTGTTTTGTTCCGGTTAATCTGTTGGCCTGAACATCTCCCATATACCTAGAACTTTTTGACATTCCGGGATAGTGGCCCTGCAAAATAAaaggctatcatctgcaaataaAAGGTGAGTGAGTCTCGGCCCATTTCGGCAAAATGAATAACCCTTAATATCTCCTTGTATTGTGGCTTGAGTGATAAGCCCATGAAGACCTTCCGTACagagcaaaaaaagaaagggagatAGAGGGTCTCCCTGACGAATGCCTCTGGTAGGAGTGATCATGCCTTTTGGCTCGCCATTAACAAGGATCGAGTAAGAGACAGATTTGACACATAGCATGAGTAATTTGACCCAATGATTTGAGAACCCCATCTTCACCATGACTGATTCAAGATAGTGCCACTCCACACTATCATAAGCCTTGCTCATGTCAAGTTTTATGGCCATATAATCCTCCTTCCCTTTGTGTCTCTGCATGCTGTGAAGAGACTCAAAAGCTACCAAAATGTTATCAGAAATAAGACGGCTTTTGGTAAAAGCACTCTGATGCTCAGAAATAATATTAGGTAAAATTCTCTTAAGTCTATTGGCTAGgacttttgagaaaattttgtagAATACATTGCACAAACTAATGGGTCTGCAATTAGATGCAAATTCCggattcttcttttttgggatgAGGGTGAGGAAAGTATGATTAACATTTTCAGGAAGAGATGCAGTATTTAAAAAATGGAGAATAGAATGAGAGACATCATCACCAATTAAATTCCAATAATGCTGAAAAAATAAAGGAGGCATACCATCAGGACCTGGTGCCTTAAGGGGAGCCATTTGCTTAATTGCCTGCTGCACTTCCCATTCTGAAAACGCTATGGAAAGTTTGGAATTCATCTCAGCATTAATAACCTTTGGAATGGTATTTGTGGCTGAATCACAAGGTAATGTGTTGGCTGACATGTACGAGTCTTTGTAGTAGTGCACCAAAGCATCTGCTATTTTGTCCTTATCTGATATCCAATCACCATGGTTGTCCCGGATTTTGTGGATCaaattcttcctttttctttggaTCGCTGAAACCATAATCTATTTTCTTTGTCAACCAACGTAGCAATCTCCTGTTTAATGCAACAAACTTTCTCATTACACCCAATCCGCATGGCCACCTTTTCAGCTTCAGCAagttctttccttttccttatcAGCTCTTGTCTCACATTTCCAAAGTGGGTCCGGTTCCATTGGGTTAGCtcttttccacatttttttaTCTTGTGAGTAACCTTCATTGCCGGATCAACCATCCCATCCCTTGAGCACCAAACCGCCTCTACAATATTAGAACAACCACAATCTGAAAGCCACATTTCTTCAAATCTAAAAGGCTTAGCAAATGAAGGGATTTCTAAGCCTTCGGGTGTAATCCATAATGGACTATGGTCAGATGAATCTGAATGGAGATGATGGATCTTAGTACCCAAAAACTTTAAGAACCATTCATGGTTGGCCAACCCACGATCCAAACTTTCCCATATGGAGTGTCCGTCCACAAAATGCTTCCTCCAAGTAAATTGAGAGCCAACAAAACCAAGGTCGATAAACCCACACTCGTCGATAACATCTCGGAAGAGTTGCATTTGAGCTTGACTTCTATAGCTACCTCCCATCTTTTCCGACATGCGAGTCAGCTCATTGAAATCCCCAGCACAAAGCCAAGGAAGCTGAAGACTATTATTTAGTAGCCGAAGACGATTCCATGCTTCACTCCTTCTATGCGTGGCTGGTTCACCGTAAAAACCAGTAAACCTCCAAGCCTCTCCCCTTCCCTTATTGATGATGGAATCTATATGATTCTTTGAAGAAGACTCTACATGTAGATCAAGAGAATTTTTCCAATAAAAGGCTAAACCACCACCTCTGTTATTTCTCTCCACAAAAAATAGATTCTCAAAATTAATATTCCGCTGAATTTCTTTTAGCCTAGCTTCATCCACCCATGTTTCGGCTAGGAACACGATGGAGGGATCTTTGGCTCGAATCAACACCTCGAGCTCCTTTCCTGTGCGCAGGTTCCCAAGTTTGCGACAGTTCCACACTAGTAGACTCATTGTGGACGGCGGGGCTGCTGGACAGCCTCCACCGATGATAAGTTGAGTACATCCACCCTTGAAACCTGATGCTTTTTTGTAGGTAACTCGGGCTAGTTTTCTTCCTCTTCGACTCTATCATGCTTAGCACCTATATTGAGAGGTAATGGATTAGTCTGCATGGGAACATCACGTGCCAACTTTTTCCACCTACGTAAAGTCATGCACTCTGTAGAGGAAGGGTCATTTGATTCAGTCACGTGAGGGTTGGGATCCTGAGAAGTGGCTTCACGTACATTCAAAGAGAATTCCAACTCTTTCTTAGGAAAGGCCGAGACATGTGGGATGTTGGTTGTCTTAGGAAACAGCTCAAAGTTCTGGTGGTCAAATTTTCCAAGCTCCATATCTATTTCCTGGATTTGAGTTTCGAAATCTGGAAGTTTAGTATgggaagaaaataaatttggaaCAGACACATTTACCTCCAGATTTGGTGCATTGGAAATATCATTTGGCCGCGGGGTATCCTCCCTAATTTCCGTCATTTCCATATGTGATGCCTGAGGAAAGTCCATACTGTTGCCACCCTTCGAGTCTGCTTGAACTTCGCCAGCACCGGTCAACATATCCGCCCTATCTGGTTCAGGGGTAGAATGAAACTCCTGATCATTCTTATCTGTTCCTCCAAAGCCATCACCCATTCCTGGCACCGTTGTGTAAGGAGTTCTTCCCAGATTGTAGGGCACAGAGCGTAGCCAAGCACCATATTCTTGTTTTGCTGCCATTGACTTCCCTTTGTTGGCCAACCAAATCTCGCACTCCTTGTCGACATGAGACACCATACTGCACCAATAACAGAAATTAGGGAGCTTCTCATAATTGAAATAAACGCAAATCTCCTTATCATCTTCTAGGACAACCTTACGTCCTCGACAGAGAGGTCGTGAAACATCAACTTCCACTCTAACGCGAAGGAAATCCCCTCCTATCAACTCCTTGTCATTCTCAGATGGTACAACTGGTCCAATAGTTTCACCCAGTTCATAGGCTGTTTCAGGATCTAACATTCGCATAGGCAGGCCGTGGATTTGTACCCAGAACTTCATCTTGGTAAACCGCAGACTTCTTGCTGGTACTGAAGCATCAAATCGCTGGAAGAGGACAACGTGCTTATCAAAAGACCATGGTTCATTCGCTAGGACTCGTTCAGCATCAGTTTCGAGTTCGAAGATGAATAGGAGTACATGGTCACAAGCCTCCCTTATTGTGAACTCTTGTCGTGATCTCCAGAGGGGTTTAAAAGTCCGCCCCACTACTTCCACATTGAGAGCTCCTCTTGTGAAAAATCTGGCAGCAAGCACGTATTCCTTATGATTCCGATTTCTTGACTTTGATAAActaattttctttccttctaCATCTGTCAGAGAAAGCTTCTTCCAATCGTTGAGAATTTCCTCCATGGGGAGAGACCAAGGGGTAAAAGAATTTGGGACGAAGCAGAGAAAGTCTTTTGGAAATTCCCTACCCGTAAAATAGAACCAAAGAAACCCTACTGCTCGATCGGCCTAGCAGAGGGGACAGGGTATCATTCGGCAGAAGATAATAGGGTTTCTACGTTTCGGCCTTCTCAGAGAGAAAACCTAAGAcgagaaaaaattttaactccAGTACTTGTTTCTTGTATTGTGAATTGTAATTTCACTCTTCAAGTGAAATTCCTTTTAATCACAATTTCTTTTATTGTCAGCAATGAGCACATTTCGTTATTTTATCAAACAGATGGGGTTGTAAGACATTGTTTATGCTCTAAATCTGGTTCTGGtagtaaaaaattgatatgGAACTAGTGAATAAATATTGGGCAGGCTGCTTGtaaattttaatatgatttgGTTTAGGGAATTTATCATATTGCTTCTGTAGGAGTGGAAAGACCTATGTGTgaaacatgctaggatgaatTTTCCACCGAAATGCAGATCCAGGCGAACATGctaaaactttttatattttattttgtgattatGTGGAAAATACTAAGTTGTAATTATGTTGAAATTGATAAATATAACTTTCTCACAAAgtccaaaatgaaaaaaaaaaaaaaaaaaaaaaaaaaaaaaaaagttatactatatataacTTCAATTTaatgatgcattatctaaaaactaaTATTATCACATAATTAACTTTGCATATATCCACACTGGTCCTTTCATGTCTTCTGACATCTTCTCCCTCTCCctatctctcactctcactctttctctttctccctctttctttctcGGTTTTTCCCTCAGTCCCTCAgccccttaatttttttttctcaaagaaATCAATTTCGTGATTAGAGGCTAGGTATCATATCAATGGGTGGGGCTGAggttttttgtattatttttaattaatgttttcaggtgttttttttaattaagaaattaaaaaaaaaaaatagaggccAAAACGGTGTGTTTTGGTTAGTAGACGGTAGCAGTTAACAAAGTCCTAACGgaggactgaattgacaaaatttgaaacttaaatgactaaaatgacaaaactaaaacttagaggactgaaatgacaacatgtgaaagttagagggtcagttttgcattttagccttgaatattctttaatatatgattgtgtttttaCCATGATGTACATGGTTAGAAACATAGTTCTTTGCGCTATATTGTTACTTTAGAATGTTAAGTATGTTTTCGGTGTTGGAAAATGTGACTTTGAaatttgtcatttatttatGTAGTAGTAATTTCTTATGTATTAGTTAATATCTTTTATCATTagtttttgtcaaatttatttatttatttctttaacaTATGTCATTATTAATGGTAATTATATATAGCATATTAGCATCTAGCGATTTTTAATCATCAATCCAATCCTATACTCTAATCTACATGATTTTCTCTCTGATCCTATATAAGTTTTTGATTGATAATCGTGGTGTGAATTGATGGTGGACTAAACCGAAGTTGTTTTGGAtaactaaccacctataatttgttgtgaaaatgttgttgaCATATCATTTCTCCAACAATTATGGTGCCTCAGCTTTTTCCTTCAATTGGCattgattttgcttttgagtCTAGTTAGAGATACTTCCATTCATAATATATTCAAACCACTACAACATCATCCTTATAAAACgcaccattaatatcacttttttattaactattattttcttttgttgcttAAAGTAGAggattgtgttttttatttttttatttgttattaatttatttgcatATATTCTTCCTTTTAATGcttcttagagcattcacaactAGTATTTAACCCGTGTGTAATTGTAGTGGTGCTATTGATATTAGTTTGAGTTATTAAACATATAGAATATAGTTCGATCAGGACATTTGGGGGAGTACTAAAATAGCTTTTCTTTgcaattttcttaatattaattacgccaagtttctcattacattgctattacgtatataattttgaaaatcattattGGATACTACATAcacaatatcaattcacaattattccctgtgaaattctactaaatacagcacaaaataatataataaattggtcaaatagtatctcctaaattgaattGGGATAGGTGCATGAGATCGTTTAGCTTAATTATAGTTTGTTACGTTTAATATCTTTACCTACAAAATATCTTaatagaaatagtaaaaaaaaaaatgctcattagtttagagaaaaaataacagttaaaatctaaacaatttaatttgtatgaaaaactaatgttgtgaaattttaaaatacttgcaagtgtacgaaccgtacTGAAGTATAGTTTGACAAGAACAAGGTCGAACCCACAAGGACTTGAatgaacgtaggaaaattaattaaaccttaaccaaattaatcctaatctagtttaataaaaattggttgtttgcaattaaataaactaaacaaataattaaactaagcaaagatataatataaagcagtaaagagatgtaaacaatctagataaaggaattaaggttttggaatccgtcttgtaagtcatatcagcatatatttatgataattaatttttcccaaccactgcatgataatctagaaatcaatcttgctatcatggaaaatattatcattaaaacttatgtttaaaaatctaaaggatgttcttcttcgcttcttaagtataaaaccaaatcatcaattgtatccgtagccaaacaaatcacaagatatatccaattctaaaaatcaaatcataaattgtatccattgacagacaaatcacaaacgatatccaattttataatcaagaattaataaatcaagcattaaattaattaagataaatcctaaatcatgagaaaaatatgattgaactcatatctagaatctcatcttagtcaattgatatgaagcaagtacaatttaaatcattaaagaataactattgtgggaaaaatcaaatcacataaatattactaataatccttaacaaggtttcatcctcaaccctaattataaatttagataCTCAtggtaattgaaagaaaaaaaaaaatactaaacattaaactaaacaaataaaataaaactaactgttatggaagaaaaccaaagatgTAGCTGCACTCTCTATACATTCAAccctcagccctagcactagtcttcctgaattttgccctaaagagcctttaaataggtcaactcctattacaaattgaattctcgtttggagaaaatcccagatttttaggcttcaattaaCTGACGAatttggcccatttaacgtcagaattcggacttttggtaaactacaaagttatagccctttaagttaacaTTCCACCCCAACTtaaatcatctcgattggatatctgagccgaaagttatgccaaaaatactaactgatgtgtagtctggaatcctaatccaaattggacttggattttatgcaaatttcctttgattccttgctccaattggacttaaatttaattgggttagctttttttaacttcatcatggcccttgtaaaagtaaagtccattagctttcttctttgcacaaatccacttatttacttccattctcctacaaaagacaaattcacgtAATAAGATTCAATTAAgcaaaaaattgattattcaacattattccaaaaccaaatataaaatgcatgaattcactcaaaataagtatgacaATGCTTTCtaacaatgatataaatatgcaaaattaagctattatcaatgcacattagctaacaaaagcaaaatccaattttgattttaattgaattttctctaaacttttgttttaaaagcaatatatatagATGGACGGTACATAGTCATtgtatattacataaataaattataaatttgaattgtttttagttataaaaaaaggctcataaatataaaatcattcaaaatctctcttcctttaattttatatatagaattagatatatgattaggtttattatggtttatttatattggagtcctcgttttctacactaaattcactcatttggaaaaaaaaattaaaaaaacttagattataTAAGAtatgtggcgcaaaattagactctaattgaattccaatttagaatctaattggattttctctcagttttgcctacatatacatatatatatatatatatatatatatatatatatatatagtagtcaAGTTAGCAACCAATACCCTAAAAACGTGTTCTACAACAAAGAatgcaaacttaaaaaaaaaaaaaaaaaaaaaaaaaaaaaaaaaaaaaaaaaaaattcagctaCAGTGAACTGCTATATCTAGCTGTAGCTTATTGTAGCtgaaactcaaaacaaaaactaattgtGTATTCAATGAACGGTGGGTAACTTTGGAAATGTTTATGATAAGCATTGAAAATTTAAGTACTACTTACCTTCAACCAAATGTGAACAAAGAGACTCTTGAAGCACAAAGTACACATCTCTAGTGGTACTAGTGAGGTCCCTCTCCTATTGCCAAACATtgaatcatcatcatcaacgtCCAGCAAATTCTATAGGTGTTCTAGAAGCCAAAACAGCAACT
This genomic stretch from Quercus lobata isolate SW786 chromosome 3, ValleyOak3.0 Primary Assembly, whole genome shotgun sequence harbors:
- the LOC115980299 gene encoding uncharacterized protein LOC115980299 codes for the protein MSLLVWNCRKLGNLRTGKELEVLIRAKDPSIVFLAETWVDEARLKEIQRNINFENLFFVERNNRGGGLAFYWKNSLDLHVESSSKNHIDSIINKGRGEAWRFTGFYGEPATHRRSEAWNRLRLLNNSLQLPWLCAGDFNELTRMSEKMGGSYRSQAQMQLFRDVIDECGFIDLGFVGSQFTWRKHFVDGHSIWESLDRGLANHEWFLKFLGTKIHHLHSDSSDHSPLWITPEGLEIPSFAKPFRFEEMWLSDCGCSNIVEAVWCSRDGMVDPAMKVTHKIKKCGKELTQWNRTHFGNVRQELIRKRKELAEAEKVAMRIGCNEKVCCIKQEIATLVDKENRLWFQRSKEKGRI